Proteins from one Sulfurovum sp. TSL1 genomic window:
- the gpmI gene encoding 2,3-bisphosphoglycerate-independent phosphoglycerate mutase: MKQKTVLIITDGIGCKPDSTCNAFKDATKPTYDRLFETAPRALISTHGLSVGLPEGQMGNSEVGHMTIGAGRILYQDLVKISLALEDGSIEKNQALNAILEKSDRVHLIGLLSDGGVHSHIEHTIGLAKLAKNRGKKIFLHLITDGRDVSPTSAKTYVDQIEAICDEDISIATIGGRFFTMDRDNRWERVEKGYRAIAEATPSTPLSPEDYIDASYAKNETDEFIEPVAFGAYEGMQEDDVVLITNFRSDRVREITAALGDAHFDEFACKATPLNIATMTKYDANFPYPILFPKEAPKHTLAEVISDAGLRQLHTAETEKYAHVTFFLNGGVEEPMIGESRVLIPSPDVKTYDMKPEMSAPEVGEAVRTAMDESYDFIVVNFANGDMVGHTGNYEAARQAVNAVDRELGLIFNKAKEDGYAVVLTSDHGNCEEMKDSEGHVLTNHTVGEVWCFVVAEGVTEVKEGCGLNNVAPTVLKLMGLEIPEEMDAPLI; the protein is encoded by the coding sequence ATGAAACAAAAAACAGTTTTGATCATCACCGATGGCATAGGGTGTAAGCCTGACAGTACGTGTAATGCATTTAAAGATGCTACGAAACCTACCTATGACAGACTTTTTGAAACAGCGCCAAGAGCACTTATCTCTACCCATGGTTTGAGCGTGGGTCTGCCTGAAGGTCAGATGGGAAATTCTGAAGTAGGGCATATGACCATAGGGGCTGGGCGTATTTTGTATCAGGACCTGGTAAAGATCTCTTTGGCACTTGAAGATGGAAGTATAGAAAAAAACCAGGCACTCAACGCTATTTTGGAGAAGAGTGACCGTGTGCATCTGATAGGCTTACTGAGTGATGGAGGTGTACATTCCCATATAGAACATACGATCGGCTTGGCAAAACTTGCAAAAAATAGAGGGAAAAAGATCTTTTTACATTTGATCACTGATGGAAGAGATGTAAGTCCTACTTCCGCTAAAACCTATGTGGATCAAATAGAAGCGATCTGCGATGAAGATATCTCTATTGCAACGATAGGCGGCCGTTTCTTTACGATGGACCGGGATAACCGTTGGGAAAGAGTGGAAAAAGGGTATCGTGCTATTGCTGAGGCTACACCGTCCACACCATTGAGTCCGGAAGACTACATTGATGCGAGTTATGCAAAGAATGAAACCGATGAGTTCATTGAACCTGTCGCTTTTGGAGCATATGAAGGGATGCAAGAGGATGATGTGGTACTTATAACGAATTTCCGTTCAGACAGGGTGCGTGAGATCACAGCTGCTTTGGGAGATGCACATTTTGATGAGTTTGCATGTAAGGCCACACCGCTCAATATCGCAACGATGACAAAGTATGATGCAAACTTTCCCTACCCGATACTTTTCCCTAAAGAGGCACCGAAGCATACTTTGGCAGAAGTGATCAGTGATGCAGGACTGAGACAGCTTCATACAGCAGAAACAGAAAAATATGCCCATGTGACATTCTTTTTAAATGGCGGCGTGGAAGAGCCTATGATAGGAGAGAGCAGGGTGCTCATACCCAGTCCCGATGTGAAAACCTATGATATGAAACCGGAGATGTCAGCGCCGGAGGTGGGTGAAGCGGTACGTACGGCGATGGATGAATCGTATGATTTCATCGTAGTGAATTTTGCCAATGGGGATATGGTAGGGCATACAGGTAACTATGAGGCAGCACGTCAAGCGGTAAATGCGGTTGATAGGGAACTTGGCTTAATATTTAACAAGGCAAAAGAGGATGGGTATGCCGTGGTACTTACGTCTGACCATGGAAACTGTGAAGAGATGAAAGACAGTGAAGGACATGTTCTGACCAATCATACGGTGGGTGAAGTATGGTGTTTTGTTGTGGCTGAAGGCGTCACAGAAGTCAAAGAGGGATGCGGGTTGAATAATGTTGCACCTACTGTCCTCAAACTGATGGGCTTGGAGATACCTGAAGAGATGGATGCACCACTGATCTAA
- the mraY gene encoding phospho-N-acetylmuramoyl-pentapeptide-transferase: protein MLYELSQLLDINLFGYISVRAGVAFFLAFILTLFIMPKYLAWAISKNANQPISKYVPAHEGKRKTPTMGGAVFLVSTLIAALLTVDLSNIYILGGFITLLGFGLVGFKDDLGKVLAGDNLKGLTPKGKMGLQIIIAAVSTGLLLYGGFPTEFYVPFLKTPLFDLGYAAIPFWVLVFLATTNAVNLTDGLDGLATVPSIIALVSLGLIIYVTGHAIFSEYLLVPNIKGVGEVMILSAALIGGLFGFLWYNCYPAEIFMGDTGSLAIGGFLAYLAILGKSEILLILIGIIFVIETVSVILQVGSFKLRGKRVFLMAPIHHHFELKKWAENKIIIRFWMISFIANILALISFKFR, encoded by the coding sequence ATGCTATACGAACTCTCCCAACTCTTAGATATTAATCTATTCGGATACATCTCAGTACGTGCAGGTGTTGCATTTTTTCTCGCTTTTATACTGACTTTGTTTATCATGCCCAAATACCTTGCCTGGGCTATCTCAAAAAATGCCAATCAACCCATCAGCAAATATGTCCCTGCACATGAAGGGAAACGAAAGACACCGACTATGGGAGGTGCCGTATTTCTAGTCTCTACGCTCATTGCTGCATTGCTTACGGTAGATCTATCCAACATCTATATACTGGGCGGATTTATCACGCTCCTTGGTTTTGGCCTCGTTGGATTTAAAGATGATCTGGGAAAAGTACTTGCAGGGGACAACCTGAAAGGCCTTACACCCAAAGGCAAAATGGGATTACAGATCATCATTGCAGCAGTTTCTACAGGGCTGCTCCTCTACGGAGGATTCCCGACAGAATTCTATGTACCCTTTCTCAAAACACCTCTCTTCGACCTAGGGTATGCAGCCATTCCTTTTTGGGTACTTGTCTTCTTAGCTACGACCAATGCGGTCAATCTTACCGATGGGCTTGATGGACTGGCGACCGTACCTTCCATCATTGCATTGGTTTCATTGGGGCTGATCATCTATGTCACAGGACATGCTATCTTCAGTGAGTATCTACTGGTCCCAAATATCAAAGGTGTGGGGGAAGTCATGATACTTTCTGCCGCACTTATCGGCGGTCTGTTCGGTTTCTTATGGTACAACTGCTACCCTGCAGAGATCTTTATGGGAGATACAGGCAGTCTTGCTATCGGTGGTTTTTTGGCCTATCTTGCCATTTTAGGAAAAAGTGAGATCCTGCTTATCCTTATAGGTATCATCTTTGTCATCGAAACCGTCTCGGTCATACTCCAGGTAGGAAGTTTCAAACTGCGTGGAAAACGTGTCTTCCTTATGGCTCCCATTCACCACCATTTTGAACTCAAAAAATGGGCGGAAAATAAGATCATCATCCGTTTCTGGATGATCTCTTTCATTGCAAATATACTTGCACTCATCTCGTTTAAGTTCAGATAA
- the murD gene encoding UDP-N-acetylmuramoyl-L-alanine--D-glutamate ligase, whose protein sequence is MEQIKPTLFGYGLTTKAIAKKLGGGCTFFDDNVTKAYTDEAGNHILPSALFDPEKSHLEVTTPSLRPDHPLIRSAKNLLSEYDYFAKAMPFSIWISGTNGKTTTTQMLTHLLAKRGALSGGNIGTPLAELDTSAPIWVLESSSFALHHTKTATPDIYLLLPITPDHLDWHETSEAYEADKLRPLLTMKEGELALIPKGLNIPKTHAYVVEYDSNAFIEAYFGLDSSQLRFKGAFLQDALLALAVVKVLFDEADYTLMNTFTLDAHRQEELNDAQGRLWVNDSKATNLDATIQAVKGYADRHIHLILGGDDKGVDLTPLFEVMAPLNLTLYTIGANSDRLLTLAKRYHVNAIASQTIQNAVKQIDQVHTLESVALLSPAAASFDQFNSYKHRGETFMALVKELKK, encoded by the coding sequence ATGGAACAGATAAAACCCACACTCTTTGGTTACGGACTCACCACCAAAGCGATCGCAAAAAAACTAGGGGGCGGATGTACGTTTTTTGATGACAATGTCACAAAAGCCTATACTGACGAAGCAGGTAATCATATCCTGCCTTCTGCGCTTTTTGACCCTGAAAAAAGTCATTTGGAAGTCACCACACCCAGCCTCAGACCCGATCATCCACTGATCAGATCTGCCAAAAACCTGCTCAGCGAATATGATTACTTTGCCAAAGCAATGCCTTTTAGCATCTGGATCTCCGGGACCAACGGTAAAACTACGACCACACAGATGCTCACGCACCTTTTGGCCAAACGCGGTGCTCTGAGCGGGGGTAACATCGGTACGCCTTTGGCTGAGCTCGATACGAGTGCCCCTATCTGGGTACTGGAAAGCTCTTCTTTCGCCCTGCATCATACCAAAACAGCTACACCGGACATTTATCTTCTGCTTCCTATCACCCCGGATCATCTAGACTGGCATGAAACATCTGAAGCGTACGAGGCCGACAAACTCAGACCTCTGCTGACCATGAAAGAGGGAGAACTGGCACTCATACCCAAAGGGTTGAACATTCCAAAGACACATGCCTATGTTGTTGAGTATGACAGCAATGCATTTATTGAAGCCTATTTTGGGCTGGATAGCAGCCAGTTGCGTTTCAAAGGTGCTTTTTTGCAGGATGCACTGCTAGCGCTTGCAGTAGTAAAAGTACTGTTTGATGAAGCAGACTATACGTTGATGAATACCTTTACCCTCGATGCACACAGACAAGAAGAGCTCAATGATGCGCAAGGTAGACTCTGGGTCAATGACTCCAAGGCAACCAATCTTGATGCCACGATACAGGCTGTCAAAGGCTATGCCGACAGACATATCCATCTGATCCTGGGTGGAGATGACAAGGGAGTAGATTTGACCCCTCTTTTTGAAGTCATGGCACCGCTTAACCTTACACTATATACTATAGGGGCAAATTCTGACAGACTTTTAACCCTTGCAAAAAGATACCATGTGAATGCTATAGCATCACAAACCATACAAAATGCTGTAAAACAGATAGATCAAGTGCATACACTAGAGAGTGTCGCCCTCTTATCTCCTGCTGCAGCCAGTTTTGATCAGTTCAATTCTTACAAGCACAGAGGTGAAACTTTTATGGCATTGGTAAAAGAATTAAAAAAATAA
- the rimO gene encoding 30S ribosomal protein S12 methylthiotransferase RimO: MNKKLHLVSLGCTKNLVDSEVMLGRLKDYEITDDNTEADVIIVNTCGFIDAAKEESINTVLSLHDERKENSILVMSGCLSERYKEELQADMPEIDIFTGVGDYEKIDELIASKQSTFSPEVYLATETSGRVITGSNYHAYIKIAEGCNQACSFCAIPSFKGKLHSRSLSSIVKEVENLVAQGFYDFSFISQDSSSYGRDMELKDGLIELIKKVEAIEGVQSARILYLYPSTTTFALVDAIADSEIFQTYYDMPIQHIDDAMLKTMKRGFGEQKTIELLEYMKSKPGAFLRTSVIAGHPGESEESFQRLCDFMETFEFDRFNTFHYSNEETTAAYAMEQVDEETIDQRAQLLGEIAETSTLKSLEKMVGQTVTLAIDGESDEHEYLLSARPLIWAVDIDGEILINDTSDLPVEYGKRYEAKVTELVGSQLLATLIKAL; this comes from the coding sequence ATGAATAAAAAATTACACCTGGTCAGTCTCGGCTGTACCAAAAACCTTGTCGACAGTGAAGTGATGCTCGGCCGTCTCAAAGACTATGAGATCACCGATGACAACACCGAAGCCGATGTCATCATCGTCAACACCTGCGGGTTCATCGATGCGGCTAAAGAAGAGAGCATCAACACTGTACTGAGCCTCCATGATGAACGTAAAGAAAACTCCATCCTGGTGATGAGCGGATGTTTGAGCGAACGTTACAAAGAAGAGCTTCAGGCTGATATGCCGGAGATCGACATCTTTACGGGTGTAGGTGACTATGAGAAGATCGATGAACTGATCGCTTCGAAACAGAGTACTTTCAGCCCGGAAGTCTACCTTGCTACGGAAACCTCCGGAAGGGTCATTACAGGTTCCAACTACCATGCCTACATCAAGATCGCCGAAGGGTGCAATCAGGCCTGTTCTTTCTGTGCGATCCCGAGCTTTAAAGGAAAACTGCACTCGCGCTCCCTTTCGTCCATCGTCAAAGAGGTGGAAAACCTTGTAGCCCAGGGCTTTTACGACTTCTCATTCATTTCACAGGACAGCTCCAGTTACGGACGTGATATGGAACTTAAAGATGGGCTGATAGAGCTTATCAAAAAGGTGGAAGCTATAGAGGGTGTGCAGTCTGCACGTATCCTGTACCTCTACCCTAGTACGACAACTTTTGCACTTGTCGATGCCATTGCTGACTCTGAGATCTTTCAAACCTATTATGATATGCCTATCCAGCACATCGATGATGCCATGCTCAAGACCATGAAACGCGGATTTGGAGAGCAAAAGACCATAGAACTGCTTGAATACATGAAAAGCAAACCGGGTGCCTTTTTGCGTACCTCTGTGATCGCAGGACATCCTGGCGAAAGTGAAGAGAGCTTTCAGCGACTCTGTGATTTTATGGAAACTTTCGAGTTTGACAGATTTAACACTTTCCACTACTCCAATGAGGAGACGACCGCTGCCTATGCTATGGAACAGGTCGATGAAGAGACCATTGACCAGAGAGCACAGCTTCTTGGAGAGATCGCAGAAACAAGTACCCTCAAGTCGCTTGAAAAAATGGTCGGTCAAACCGTGACCCTTGCCATCGATGGTGAGAGTGATGAACACGAGTACCTGCTTTCAGCAAGGCCGCTCATCTGGGCCGTGGATATCGACGGGGAAATACTCATCAACGATACTTCTGACCTTCCTGTAGAGTACGGCAAAAGGTATGAGGCAAAAGTCACCGAGTTGGTAGGGTCCCAGCTGCTTGCCACACTGATCAAGGCACTCTAA
- the tilS gene encoding tRNA lysidine(34) synthetase TilS, with protein MLTLDLSHLKGKKNLLAFSAGVDSSALFFLLLKYQIKFDIAIVNYGTRETSDEEEMHAKALAKQHKLFCHSIKAPTFHSHFEKQARDFRYEFFESLITIEGYDTLITAHQLNDQLEWLLMRLSKGAGLSELLGLEPVTQKGHYALVRPLLTYSKEELLHYLQTNAYPYFVDESNSDESYERNKFRKHFSDALISEYKEGIQRSMEYLRKDKEILESGFQTLYSNKLLHIVKLHAPAAKVKAADLTLKKLGYLLSAPQRQEIEKESSLVIGGAWSIALQEDLLFIAPFLTVDMPKKFKELCRVLKVPAKIRPYLFKENINPKFLISNF; from the coding sequence ATGCTCACACTCGACCTCTCACACCTAAAAGGGAAAAAGAATTTATTGGCTTTTTCCGCAGGTGTGGACTCCTCTGCACTTTTCTTTTTACTCTTAAAGTACCAAATAAAGTTCGATATCGCCATCGTCAATTATGGTACACGCGAAACAAGTGATGAAGAAGAGATGCATGCAAAAGCACTGGCTAAACAACATAAACTCTTCTGTCACAGCATTAAAGCCCCGACATTTCACAGCCATTTTGAAAAACAGGCCAGAGACTTCCGTTATGAGTTTTTTGAATCTCTCATCACCATAGAGGGCTACGACACCCTGATCACAGCACATCAGCTTAACGATCAGTTGGAATGGCTGCTTATGCGTCTTAGCAAAGGGGCGGGCTTGAGTGAACTGCTGGGCCTTGAACCGGTCACACAAAAAGGACACTATGCGCTCGTACGACCGCTGCTTACCTACAGCAAAGAAGAGTTACTGCACTATCTGCAAACAAATGCGTATCCTTATTTTGTGGATGAGAGCAACAGTGATGAAAGCTATGAACGCAACAAGTTCAGAAAACACTTCTCCGATGCATTGATATCTGAGTATAAAGAAGGCATTCAACGCAGTATGGAATACCTGAGAAAAGACAAAGAGATACTTGAAAGCGGTTTTCAAACACTCTATAGCAACAAGCTGCTGCACATTGTCAAGCTCCATGCCCCCGCTGCCAAAGTCAAAGCGGCAGACCTTACACTCAAAAAACTGGGCTACCTTCTCTCTGCTCCTCAACGCCAGGAAATAGAAAAAGAATCCTCTTTGGTCATAGGCGGAGCATGGAGTATAGCACTGCAAGAGGACCTGCTCTTCATTGCACCTTTCCTCACAGTCGATATGCCAAAGAAATTTAAAGAGCTCTGCAGGGTGCTGAAAGTACCGGCGAAGATCAGACCCTACCTTTTTAAAGAAAATATAAACCCAAAATTTCTAATTTCTAATTTCTAA
- a CDS encoding tyrosine-type recombinase/integrase yields MKDKLQEASEEFLHYLFDVRGYSETSIVTYEIALRQMLEESHVYKEDGFTVLDITPFRFKIVKNHKKTIVKKLSAVHSFTKYLADQCQLRIKLIGDETIKVPQSLPKPIEENYIEEVLSHADVEGKLLISMLYGLGLRISELSHLKLEDIKEGWIQIHGKGNKVRELPLLDSLQELIHLYIKRRSPKKYLFEKGSAPMNAAQLRYMLTKLFKAQGLKVTPHQLRHSFATHLLNHGARISDVSELLGHETMATTQVYTKLGSVKKMQEYMKAHPLANAGHLSEE; encoded by the coding sequence ATGAAAGATAAACTTCAAGAGGCATCCGAGGAGTTTTTGCATTATCTGTTTGATGTCAGAGGGTATTCTGAAACGTCTATCGTGACGTATGAGATAGCCTTAAGGCAAATGCTCGAAGAGAGTCATGTCTATAAAGAAGATGGTTTCACTGTACTGGATATCACCCCGTTTCGTTTTAAGATCGTTAAAAATCATAAAAAGACCATCGTAAAAAAACTCTCCGCAGTACACTCTTTTACAAAGTATTTGGCAGATCAGTGTCAACTGCGTATCAAACTTATAGGAGATGAGACTATAAAGGTACCCCAAAGCCTTCCAAAGCCTATTGAAGAGAATTATATAGAAGAGGTTTTAAGTCATGCCGATGTAGAGGGGAAATTGCTTATCTCAATGCTGTATGGATTGGGATTGCGTATCTCCGAACTGAGTCATCTTAAACTTGAAGATATCAAGGAGGGATGGATACAGATCCATGGTAAAGGAAACAAGGTAAGAGAACTGCCTCTATTGGATAGTCTACAAGAACTTATTCACTTGTATATCAAAAGAAGATCCCCCAAAAAGTATCTGTTTGAAAAAGGTTCTGCGCCTATGAACGCTGCACAGTTACGTTATATGCTTACAAAACTTTTCAAGGCACAGGGGTTGAAAGTGACACCGCATCAACTGCGACACTCTTTTGCCACGCATCTGCTCAATCATGGGGCACGTATCTCAGATGTGAGTGAACTGCTTGGGCACGAAACGATGGCAACCACACAGGTTTACACAAAGCTTGGAAGCGTCAAAAAAATGCAGGAGTATATGAAAGCGCACCCCTTGGCAAATGCTGGGCATTTGAGTGAGGAGTGA
- a CDS encoding lysophospholipid acyltransferase family protein: MFKTLSRSIAQVILPPLGYLLMRFYWMTSKKNFHITGEITQEQSIVICWHGELLMSPQAYRYFHKKQSASGIISRHFDGEMIARILMYFSIAPLRGSSSRGAAQVLREAFRALKKGDDLLVTPDGPRGPRHSISDGAIALAHKAKAPVLTVNYVPKAYWQLESWDKFVIPKPFTTIDFYLENVSLEGMEQDEARTFLREKMLTHTVH; the protein is encoded by the coding sequence ATGTTTAAAACACTCTCACGAAGCATTGCTCAAGTCATCCTCCCCCCGCTGGGCTATCTTCTGATGCGTTTTTACTGGATGACCTCTAAAAAAAACTTTCATATCACAGGTGAGATTACACAAGAGCAGTCCATTGTTATCTGTTGGCACGGTGAACTGCTGATGTCTCCCCAAGCCTATCGCTACTTTCATAAAAAACAGTCAGCTTCGGGGATCATCTCGAGGCATTTTGATGGAGAGATGATCGCAAGGATACTGATGTATTTTTCTATCGCACCTTTGCGAGGGTCCAGCAGCCGTGGAGCTGCTCAAGTGTTGAGAGAAGCGTTCAGGGCATTGAAAAAAGGGGATGATCTTCTGGTTACGCCTGATGGCCCCAGGGGTCCACGCCACAGTATCAGTGATGGCGCTATCGCTTTGGCACATAAGGCCAAGGCACCGGTATTGACAGTGAATTACGTACCTAAGGCGTATTGGCAGCTTGAAAGTTGGGATAAATTTGTCATTCCCAAACCTTTCACTACCATCGATTTCTATTTGGAGAATGTCTCTTTGGAGGGAATGGAACAGGATGAAGCCAGAACATTTCTTAGAGAAAAAATGTTAACACATACGGTGCATTAA
- the miaB gene encoding tRNA (N6-isopentenyl adenosine(37)-C2)-methylthiotransferase MiaB: MSKKLFIETLGCAMNVRDSEHMIAELNQKESYEITENLEDADLIIINTCSVREKPVAKLFSEIGVFNKHKKPSAKIGVTGCTASHLGDEIIKRAPSVDFVLGARNVSKITEVINKKHAVEVSTDFDESTYAFGEYRSNPFKAMVNISIGCDKSCTFCIVPATRGEEISIPSDLIVQEITKAVATGAKEVMLLGQNVNNYGRRFGSAEERCDFTQLLQKISKIEGLERIRFTSPHPLHMDDAFIQEFASNPKICKQIHVPLQSGSTSLLKAMKRGYTKENFLNRCEKIRTLCPEATISTDIIVGFPEESDADFEDTMDVLEKVRFEQMFSFKYSPRPHTEAATFDDQIDSDVAGKRLTRLQARHTEILDEIMDAQLGTVHQVYFDELKPNGRVSGRSDDGKLFFVQGSEELLGKIVDVKVTKTSRGALDGVLV, translated from the coding sequence TTGAGTAAAAAATTATTTATAGAAACACTTGGTTGTGCGATGAACGTTCGTGACAGTGAACATATGATCGCAGAATTGAACCAAAAAGAATCCTACGAAATCACTGAAAATCTAGAAGATGCTGACCTTATTATCATCAATACATGTTCTGTCAGAGAGAAGCCTGTAGCAAAACTCTTTTCAGAGATCGGTGTATTTAACAAACATAAAAAACCTTCCGCAAAAATAGGTGTGACAGGATGTACCGCTTCGCATTTAGGTGATGAGATCATTAAACGTGCACCTTCGGTGGATTTTGTACTGGGTGCAAGAAATGTCTCAAAGATCACTGAAGTGATCAATAAAAAACATGCCGTAGAGGTCAGTACAGATTTTGATGAAAGTACCTATGCCTTTGGCGAGTACAGAAGCAATCCGTTTAAAGCGATGGTCAATATCTCCATCGGATGCGATAAGTCCTGTACCTTCTGTATCGTACCTGCAACACGTGGAGAGGAGATATCTATCCCTTCTGACCTTATCGTACAGGAGATCACAAAAGCTGTCGCTACCGGGGCAAAGGAAGTGATGCTTCTCGGACAGAATGTCAATAACTACGGAAGACGGTTCGGCTCCGCTGAAGAGCGCTGTGACTTTACGCAGTTGTTGCAAAAGATCTCTAAGATAGAAGGATTGGAACGTATACGATTTACCTCTCCTCACCCTTTACATATGGATGATGCTTTCATTCAGGAGTTTGCCTCAAATCCTAAGATATGTAAACAGATACATGTGCCTTTGCAAAGCGGGTCTACTTCACTGCTGAAAGCCATGAAAAGAGGGTATACCAAAGAGAACTTCCTGAACCGTTGTGAAAAGATTCGTACACTGTGTCCTGAAGCAACCATCTCTACCGATATCATCGTAGGATTCCCGGAAGAAAGCGATGCAGATTTTGAAGATACGATGGATGTACTGGAAAAAGTACGTTTTGAACAGATGTTCTCCTTCAAATACTCTCCTCGTCCGCATACTGAAGCAGCAACATTTGATGATCAGATCGACAGCGATGTAGCAGGGAAGAGATTGACACGACTTCAGGCACGACATACTGAGATACTGGATGAGATCATGGATGCACAGTTGGGGACGGTACACCAAGTCTATTTTGATGAACTTAAACCCAACGGAAGGGTTTCTGGACGTTCTGATGACGGTAAACTCTTTTTTGTCCAGGGAAGTGAAGAGCTTTTGGGTAAAATAGTAGATGTCAAAGTGACGAAAACCTCTCGGGGTGCTCTTGATGGAGTGCTTGTTTAG
- a CDS encoding HP0268 family nuclease, giving the protein MKLKLARTTLKAKPKTIELQKIEDELANRSIFYFDKDNSHKELKELIEYFEEKGFSVYMREVKYGLDENEYIYEVHIIA; this is encoded by the coding sequence ATGAAACTGAAACTTGCTAGAACCACACTTAAAGCGAAGCCGAAAACGATTGAGTTGCAAAAAATAGAAGACGAGCTGGCGAATAGATCTATATTTTATTTTGATAAAGATAACTCGCACAAAGAGCTGAAAGAGTTGATTGAATATTTTGAAGAAAAAGGTTTCTCTGTATATATGAGAGAAGTCAAATACGGACTGGATGAAAATGAATATATCTACGAAGTACATATTATCGCATAA
- the nusA gene encoding transcription termination factor NusA has product MEKILDIIEAIAHEKNISKEHAIEAFKDALINTAKKLTSFTSTFEVNIDNDTKKYSIYKVITVVADDDGQLFVEVGKEGNKQKIESDSFIALSDAKEFDDSLEVGDQLKEEFILEEHGRTASANLFRELEYHVQRRIEQDLFEKYKEKVGTVMLGTVNRVDADDNTHVEIGELKGILTQRNRIKGEKFKRGDTIRALLRYVSVDPDHGLFLELTRTSPKFLEALMANEVPEIDDGVVEIVAAARIPGERAKIALKTEQMNVDPIGAAVGVKGVRINAVSEELNGENIDCIEFSPIPEVFITRALSPAISQSIKVDADEKKAVVNITSDQKAKAIGKSGINIRLASMLTGYTIELNEIEGVTERQVDSSDTAEPTKTTDTSALEDLFK; this is encoded by the coding sequence ATGGAAAAAATATTAGACATTATAGAAGCAATCGCACATGAAAAAAATATCTCCAAAGAGCATGCGATAGAGGCTTTTAAAGATGCTTTGATCAATACGGCTAAAAAGCTGACAAGTTTTACAAGTACCTTTGAAGTCAATATAGACAATGATACAAAAAAATACTCTATCTACAAGGTCATTACCGTTGTAGCTGATGATGATGGACAACTTTTTGTAGAAGTAGGAAAAGAAGGGAACAAGCAGAAAATAGAATCAGACAGTTTCATCGCGCTCTCCGATGCAAAAGAGTTTGATGACTCTTTAGAAGTGGGAGACCAGTTAAAAGAGGAATTCATCCTGGAAGAACACGGGCGTACGGCTTCAGCAAATCTTTTCAGAGAACTTGAATACCATGTACAGAGACGTATCGAACAAGACCTGTTTGAAAAATATAAAGAAAAGGTAGGTACCGTCATGTTAGGTACTGTGAACCGTGTGGATGCAGATGACAATACACATGTTGAGATCGGTGAACTTAAAGGTATCCTTACCCAGAGAAACCGTATCAAAGGCGAAAAATTTAAACGTGGTGACACTATACGTGCACTTCTAAGATATGTAAGTGTTGATCCGGATCATGGTCTTTTCCTGGAGCTGACAAGAACCTCACCAAAATTTTTAGAAGCGCTGATGGCCAATGAAGTCCCGGAGATCGATGACGGTGTCGTAGAGATCGTGGCTGCAGCAAGGATCCCTGGTGAAAGAGCAAAAATAGCACTGAAGACAGAGCAGATGAATGTGGATCCTATCGGTGCAGCTGTGGGAGTCAAAGGTGTACGTATCAATGCAGTAAGTGAAGAGCTTAACGGTGAAAATATCGACTGTATCGAATTTTCACCTATCCCTGAAGTGTTCATTACACGAGCCTTAAGCCCTGCCATTTCACAGAGTATCAAAGTCGATGCTGATGAGAAAAAAGCAGTGGTTAACATTACCAGTGATCAAAAAGCAAAAGCGATCGGTAAATCAGGAATTAATATCCGTCTGGCCTCTATGCTTACAGGATATACGATAGAATTGAACGAAATTGAAGGGGTCACAGAAAGACAAGTAGACAGTTCAGACACTGCAGAACCGACAAAAACGACCGATACATCAGCACTAGAGGATCTCTTTAAATAA